One window from the genome of Saccopteryx leptura isolate mSacLep1 chromosome 8, mSacLep1_pri_phased_curated, whole genome shotgun sequence encodes:
- the LOC136379662 gene encoding small ribosomal subunit protein eS27-like — translation MPLARDLLHPSLEEEKKKHKKKRLVQSPNSYFMDVKCPGCYKITTVFSHAQKVVLCVGCSTVLCQPTGGKARLTEGCSFRRKQH, via the coding sequence ATGCCTCTGGCTAGAGATTTACTGCATCCGTCcttggaagaggaaaagaaaaaacataaaaagaaacggCTAGTTCAAAGTCCAAATTCTTATTTTATGGATGTGAAATGCCCAGGTTGCTACAAGATCACCACGGTTTTCAGTCATGCTCAGAAGGTGGTTCTTTGTGTAGGTTGTTCAACAGTGTTGTGCCAGCCAACAGGAGGAAAGGCGAGGCTCACAGAAGGGTGTTCATTTAGAAGAAAGCAACACTAA